Proteins encoded together in one Macadamia integrifolia cultivar HAES 741 chromosome 8, SCU_Mint_v3, whole genome shotgun sequence window:
- the LOC122086988 gene encoding glycine-rich RNA-binding protein 4, mitochondrial-like isoform X2 yields MLLGHPNRRRSCFLKLHLPSLKGFCVFKVSREMQCLRYRGLSGTLPSAWWLIARGSCSKLFVGGLSYDTNEIVLKEAFEQYGEITEAVRVLCDHKSGRSKGYGFVRFTAESAANVALQKMDGQLLDGRNIRVHYAHKG; encoded by the exons ATGCTTCTTGGACACCCAAACCGACGACGAAGTTGTTTTCTGAAGCTTCATCTTCCTTCATTGAAGGGGTTTTGTGTGTTTAAG GTCTCAAGGGAAATGCAATGCTTGAGGTATAGAGGTCTCTCTGGGACTCTTCCTTCTGCATGGTGGCTGATCGCTCGAGGTTCTTGCAGCAAATTGTTTGTTGGAG GTCTTTCTTATGATACCAATGAAATTGTCCTAAAGGAAGCTTTTGAACAGTATGGTGAAATCACTGAAG CAGTTAGAGTTTTATGTGATCATAAGAGTGGGAGATCAAAAGGATATGGATTTGTGCGTTTTACTGCAGAAAGTGCAGCTAACGTAGCTCTACAAAAAATGGATGGTCAG TTACTGGATGGCAGAAATATTCGTGTTCATTATGCGCATAAGGGATGA
- the LOC122086988 gene encoding glycine-rich RNA-binding protein 4, mitochondrial-like isoform X3, whose product MLFPGLQLSRVPTHKPIGFSNFPKTCIEVSREMQCLRYRGLSGTLPSAWWLIARGSCSKLFVGGLSYDTNEIVLKEAFEQYGEITEVRVLCDHKSGRSKGYGFVRFTAESAANVALQKMDGQLLDGRNIRVHYAHKG is encoded by the exons ATGTTGTTTCCTGGACTTCAGTTATCTCGGGTGCCAACTCATAAACCAATTGGCTTCTCAAATTTTCCCAAAACTTGCATTGAG GTCTCAAGGGAAATGCAATGCTTGAGGTATAGAGGTCTCTCTGGGACTCTTCCTTCTGCATGGTGGCTGATCGCTCGAGGTTCTTGCAGCAAATTGTTTGTTGGAG GTCTTTCTTATGATACCAATGAAATTGTCCTAAAGGAAGCTTTTGAACAGTATGGTGAAATCACTGAAG TTAGAGTTTTATGTGATCATAAGAGTGGGAGATCAAAAGGATATGGATTTGTGCGTTTTACTGCAGAAAGTGCAGCTAACGTAGCTCTACAAAAAATGGATGGTCAG TTACTGGATGGCAGAAATATTCGTGTTCATTATGCGCATAAGGGATGA
- the LOC122086988 gene encoding glycine-rich RNA-binding protein 4, mitochondrial-like isoform X4: protein MQCLRYRGLSGTLPSAWWLIARGSCSKLFVGGLSYDTNEIVLKEAFEQYGEITEAVRVLCDHKSGRSKGYGFVRFTAESAANVALQKMDGQLLDGRNIRVHYAHKG from the exons ATGCAATGCTTGAGGTATAGAGGTCTCTCTGGGACTCTTCCTTCTGCATGGTGGCTGATCGCTCGAGGTTCTTGCAGCAAATTGTTTGTTGGAG GTCTTTCTTATGATACCAATGAAATTGTCCTAAAGGAAGCTTTTGAACAGTATGGTGAAATCACTGAAG CAGTTAGAGTTTTATGTGATCATAAGAGTGGGAGATCAAAAGGATATGGATTTGTGCGTTTTACTGCAGAAAGTGCAGCTAACGTAGCTCTACAAAAAATGGATGGTCAG TTACTGGATGGCAGAAATATTCGTGTTCATTATGCGCATAAGGGATGA
- the LOC122086988 gene encoding glycine-rich RNA-binding protein 4, mitochondrial-like isoform X1 produces MLFPGLQLSRVPTHKPIGFSNFPKTCIEVSREMQCLRYRGLSGTLPSAWWLIARGSCSKLFVGGLSYDTNEIVLKEAFEQYGEITEAVRVLCDHKSGRSKGYGFVRFTAESAANVALQKMDGQLLDGRNIRVHYAHKG; encoded by the exons ATGTTGTTTCCTGGACTTCAGTTATCTCGGGTGCCAACTCATAAACCAATTGGCTTCTCAAATTTTCCCAAAACTTGCATTGAG GTCTCAAGGGAAATGCAATGCTTGAGGTATAGAGGTCTCTCTGGGACTCTTCCTTCTGCATGGTGGCTGATCGCTCGAGGTTCTTGCAGCAAATTGTTTGTTGGAG GTCTTTCTTATGATACCAATGAAATTGTCCTAAAGGAAGCTTTTGAACAGTATGGTGAAATCACTGAAG CAGTTAGAGTTTTATGTGATCATAAGAGTGGGAGATCAAAAGGATATGGATTTGTGCGTTTTACTGCAGAAAGTGCAGCTAACGTAGCTCTACAAAAAATGGATGGTCAG TTACTGGATGGCAGAAATATTCGTGTTCATTATGCGCATAAGGGATGA
- the LOC122085495 gene encoding ALA-interacting subunit 3, whose product MSGNGTSGSGGAGSADSSAPRRNSKRPKYSRFTQQELPACKPILTPKWVILAFTVVSIIFIPIGVAALLASQDVVEIIDQYETDCIPERSRGSQDDELKYIQSGVDKTCNRTLTVPKHMKQPIYVYYQLDNFYQNHRRYVKSRNDAQLMDKKNADTTTGCDPEATVNGSAIVPCGLIAWSLFNDTYSFSLKNRQLQVNKTGISWKSDRDHKFGSNVYPKNFQKGPLKGGKTLVANKSLSEQEDLIVWMRTAALPTFRKLYGKIEVDLQANDIIQVTLQNNYNTYSFSGKKKLVLSTTSWLGGKNDFLGIAYLTIGGLCFFLAMVFTVVYIVKPRRLGDPSYLSWNRNPAGRLDT is encoded by the exons ATGAGTGGGAACGGTACATCGGGATCCGGAGGAGCTGGATCGGCTGATTCTTCAGCACCCAGAAGGAACTCAAAGCGACCCAAGT atTCAAGATTTACTCAACAAGAGCTTCCAGCTTGCAAGCCGATACTCACTCCAAAATGG GTGATCTTAGCATTCACAGTTGTCAGCATAATCTTCATCCCCATTGGAGTTGCTGCCCTCCTTGCTTCCCAGGAC GTTGTTGAAATTATCGATCAGTATGAAACAGACTGCATACCAGAACGCTCCAGAGGCAGCCAGGATGACGAGCTGAAGTACATACAGAGCGGTGTGGATAAAACCTGCAATAGGACACTAACA GTGCCAAAGCATATGAAGCAGCCTATTTATGTATACTATCAACTTGATAACTTCTACCAGAATCATAGAAG GTATGTCAAGAGCCGAAATGATGCACAGCTAATGGATAAGAAGAATGCAGACACAACAACCGGCTGTGACCCTGAGGCCACAGTGAATGGTTCTGCCATTGTGCCCTGCGGTCTTATTGCTTGGAGTTTGTTCAATGATACTTACAGCTTCTCTCTCAAAAACCGGCAACTACAGGTAAACAAAACGGGCATTTCCTGGAAGAGTGACAGGGATCACAAGTTTGGTAGCAATGTGTACCCCAAAAATTTCCAGAAAGGACCCCTAAAAGGCGGTAAAACCCTTGTTGCCAACAAATCG TTGAGTGAGCAGGAGGACCTTATTGTCTGGATGAGAACTGCAGCTCTCCCAACTTTTAGGAAGTTGTATGGGAAGATAGAGGTGGATCTCCAAGCAAATGACATCATACAAGTCACACTGCAGAACAACTACAACACATACAGTTTTAGTGGAAAGAAGAAGCTTGTACTTTCCACCACTAGCTGGCTTGGAGGAAAGAATGACTTTCTTGGCATTGCATATCTCACAATTGGAGGGTTGTGCTTCTTTCTAGCCATGGTCTTCACTGTCGTATACATCGTTAAGCCAAG GCGACTTGGAGACCCTTCGTACTTATCATGGAACAGAAATCCTGCAGGACGCTTAGATACTTAA